cagacacacacacacacacaacaaccccagacaccacacacacacacacacaacccccagacaccacacacacacacacacaacccagacacacatcacacaccacccaacccagacacacacacacacacacaacccccatgacccacacaccaacaccaaaaccccagacacacacacacacaccccccgacacacacacacacacacacccagcacacaacaccaccccacacacacacacaacacaaccccagacacacacacaccaaccccagacaccacacacacacacacacacacacacacacacaaccccagacacacacacacacacacaaccccagacacacacacacacaaccccagacacacacacacacaaccccagacacacacacacacaaccccagacacacacacacacaaccccagacacacacacacacaaccccagacacacacacacacaaccccagacacacacacacacaaccccagacacacacacacacaaccccagacacacacacacacaaccccagacacacacacacacaaccccagacactcacacacacatccccagacacacacacacacaaccccagacacacacacacacaaccccagacacacacacacacaaccccagacacacacacacacaaccccagacacacacacacacaaccccagacacacacacacacaagcccagacacacacacacacaagcccagacacacacacacacaagcccagacacacacacacaagcccagacacacacacacagcccaggacacacacacacaagcccagacacaacacacacaaccccagacacacacacacacacacacacacacacacaagcccagacacacacacacaagcccagacacacacacacaagcccagacacacacacacaagcccagacacacacacacaagcccagacacacacacacaagcccagacacacacacacaagcccagacacacacacacacaagcccagacacacacacacacacacacaagcccagacacacacacacacaagcccagacacacacacacacacaaccccagacacacacacacaaccccagacacacacacacaaccctagaCACACACTGCCTACCAGCTGGTCCCTCAGTTTAAGGATGATGCCCATGTTGTTGGGGAGCTCAGACAGAATGTTGGATGTCGACTCCATCAGGATGTCGTACTTACTCCTCCTGAGACCATGaaaagaagacacacacactatcacctttacactgtgtgtgtaagtgtgtgtatatgtgtgtgtgtgtaagcacgtACTGTAAGActaacagtgaaggaggcacagtttgtgtgtgtcagtctcataCCTGTCAACATGGAAGCGCTTGAGCAACAGCAGGATGGAGTGTTTTTGAGCTCCTGAGGGCAGGCGAACAACATGTGACTGCATGGTGACCAGACCGTTCTTATCCAGACATTTACGAAGGTAATGAATCTTCCCTGCGTCAAGCCtgaacagccaatcagagaagAGCTGTCTCATTCAAAAGTGAGTCAACTGCATTTCATCAAGGCTCCTGTGTCAATCCACattaacaaagtgtgtgtgtgtgtgtgtgtgtgtgtgtgtgtgtgtgtgtgtgtgtgtatgcgtgcgtgtgtgtgtgtgtgtgtgtgtgtgtgtgtgcgtatgtgtgtgtgtgtgtgcgtatgtgtgtgtgcgtatgtttgtgtgtgtgcgtatgtttgtgtgtgtgcgtatttgtgtgtgtgtgttacatataCCTGCATGCTATGGTTTGTAAGTCTCTTTGTAACTCTCCCTGCCAGCGAGCTCGTCCCAGCCTCTCTAAGATACAGTACGACAAGTCACTCAGCTTCAGCTCCGGATTTCCTTGGCAGCCGATCAGAGTACGATATCTGACTTGCTGACTCGCCACAATCACCAGCTTCTCCCCCCACCTcaggaaacaaacacacaaacaattaacTAGTGCAACATCATTAATAACCATCTCAGTTTAAAAACACAGTGTAAACAACCGATCATTACAcacaaccgtgtgtgtgtgcgtgtgtgtgtgtgtgtgtgtgtgtactgactgcGAATGTGCCTCCTGCAGTGTGAgtcgaggtgtgtgtgtctctgtcctgaTGAGGTCGTTTATGTCCTTCCTCTCTTTGTAATAGAAACACGACCCCTGAATGCCTCCCGGGTCGTCCAGCACCACGCTGGCGGGGTAAACATCCTCGTTCAGCTGAGGAATACCCCTCAGCTCCTGGATCCCTGTCTCTGGGTCGATCTCCAGAAACCTACATCATCatgcgtcacacacacacacacacacacacacacacagagagatacatacaccacacacacacacacacaccccccatagagagagatacatacaccacacacacacaacatggtgTAGATTAGCCAATCACCAGCTAGATGATGACAGATTAGCCAATCACCAGCTAGATGATGACAGATTAGCCAATCACCAGCTCGATCATGATATCACAACTAACTTGAACTAGTGAGTCACTTTAAACAGATGGTACACAAGGTCTTATAGACTATAGTGTGTGACTTGGACACTAGTGACTAACAGAACCAGTACCAGTGTAACACCAGGCCCTAATGAGCACACCTGAGTAAACAGTGTAGTTACAGTAATGAGACACTGACCGGTCATATAAGGTGACGGCAGGTCTGTCCTGAGGCAGCAGGTAAAAGGACACTTCATGGTGACAGGACACCAGAAATGTCCACACATACTGCTGTGTCATGGCGTCTAACGTCAGGGGGAAACACGGCTGTCTGTTCTGCAGTCTGAACCACAGACAGCTCACGGTTATACCGTCCAGTCCCTCTAAAGCCACCTCGTCTAACACCATCTCCAGCGCGTCCATCTTTAATCACAGGGACATAAagtcacattaaaataaaactattagcTTCACGATTAGCCGCTAGTTTACCTCACAAACACGCGCGAGCGCACAACACCGTGTTTTCCTTTCCCTCTTGTCTGATTGGACAGACGGAGAGCGCCGGAGACGAGCGAGCCAATTACAG
This genomic window from Tachysurus fulvidraco isolate hzauxx_2018 chromosome 18, HZAU_PFXX_2.0, whole genome shotgun sequence contains:
- the LOC125139397 gene encoding general transcription factor 3C polypeptide 1-like — protein: MDALEMVLDEVALEGLDGITVSCLWFRLQNRQPCFPLTLDAMTQQYVWTFLVSCHHEVSFYLLPQDRPAVTLYDRFLEIDPETGIQELRGIPQLNEDVYPASVVLDDPGGIQGSCFYYKERKDINDLIRTETHTPRLTLQEAHSQWGEKLVIVASQQVRYRTLIGCQGNPELKLSDLSYCILERLGRARWQGELQRDLQTIACRLDAGKIHYLRKCLDKNGLVTMQSHVVRLPSGAQKHSILLLLKRFHVDRRSKYDILMESTSNILSELPNNMGIILKLRDQLVGSVCLGLCVCVWGCVCVSGVVCVCVSGLVCVCVWACVCYCETQTLVTR